Genomic DNA from Deinococcus humi:
GACGGCCCTGGAGCTCGTTACCCAGACGGCGCGCGACCTCACGGCGACGGACGGCGGGCGGGGGGATCTGAACCGGCTGGACGGCTTCTGCTGGCTGGCCGACAGCCGATATGTGGCGTACAGCATCGCGTCTTACCGCAGCGAGGACGCCTTCGGGGAGGAGTTCGAGCTGAGCCCCAGGGATTACACGCTTTATGTGAAGGACGTTCTGACCGGCAAGAACGTGCACATCGTTAGGGGAGCAACGCAGCCGGGATGCGGTCCCCGGTGAGGCCCTCTTACGGTCGTGTTGCCTTGGCTGCGAAGGCGGAGGCGGCCAGAAATTCAAGCCACGCTTTCTGTCATCTCACCCCAGATCTGAAAGGCCTGGTTCTGGTGGTGTCGTCTGGCAGGGGTGGGAACGGTTGTGGCAGGTTTTGTGTGCTGAGCCGACTTGCCATCAGACTGGTGTACGTTGGGTGCAGGCCGTGAACAGTGATGACCAGGATACCCGCTGCCTTACCCAGCTTGTGGAGCGGGGCGAGACGATGCCCGATAGGGATGGCGCGAAGGCGCCGGAATGGCGTCCTGGTGCCGGAGATGCAGCTCGGGTTCCGAGCGACTGAGGGGATCCCTCTCGATGCTCTGGATGACCATAACGGAATGGGGGCGGGCCTGCTCCAACCCGCTGGGAGACGTGTGACTGCGCTGTAAACCCTCCCCAGGCAAACTGAGGGCATGGCCGTTCGCTCTCCTGCCTCCGTGCTGGCGCTCCTGACCGTCTACATGGTTGGCTACGCCATCTGGCTGCTGCTCGGCGCACCGGCTGGAGACAGGACATCCGTGCTGGCAAACCTGCTGCTCGTACCCCCCTTTTTGCTGGCGACGCTGGTGGTCTGGACGGTAGCCAGGCTGCCGCAGGTGACGGCAGCCCCGGCTTGGCGCTGGCTGGGGTACGGTTTCCTGGCCTGGGCGCTGGGTGGGCTGATCTACTCCGGGTATGACCTGCTGGGGCTGCCTCCCTTTCCCTCTCTGGCAGACGTGGGCTATCTGGCCACCCTGCCGTGCTTCGCCGCAGGGTTGACCGCCCTACGCCGCGAACGTCGGGGCACCCTGCAGACCCTCAGCTTCCTGACCGACGCCGCGCTGGTCACGCTGATTCTGGGCGCCCTGGGGTGGCAGACCTTTTTCCAGAGCACGCTCGCAGACACCGCGCAGCCCGTCCTGGCACTGTGGATCTCGCTGGCGTATCCCGTCTTGTACCTGCTGCTGTGTGCCGCCACCGTAACGCTGGCCCTATGGAAGCCGCTGGGCCTGCGCAGACGGGTGATCGCCCTGCTGGCCGCCGGACTGCTGTGCTTTCTGGGCACCAACGTCCTCTACTTTGGCGCGGTGGCCCGCGGCAGTTACGTGCCGGGCACCTGGCTGGATCTGGGCTGGCCGCTGGCGGCGTTCCTGATCGCCTGGGCGGCGTACCGCTGCGGCGAGGCGGCCACACGGCCCCAGCCGAACTGGCCTCAGTTGCCCAGCGAGTGGTGGAAAGGATTGCTGCCTCATTACGCGGTGGTGGCCGCGTTCCTGGTCTACCTGGCCCTGCACCTGGGAGCCCCACTGGACCGGCCACAACAGGTGCTGCTGTGGCTGATCGTGGGCCTATTCGCGCTGCGTCAGCTCCTGGTGCTGACCGACAACCAGCGCCTGCAACTGCACCTGACGCACCGCGCCGAACATGATCCGCTGACTGGCGTGCGCAATCGGAGCGACCTAGAAGTCGATCTGCAACGGCAGATTGACGAGGCCCGCACCTGGAACAGCGTGGTGGCGGTGTTGTTCATTGACCTTGACCGCATGAAGGAGATCAACGACACCTTCGGACATGTGGTGGGCGACCACCTGCTGCAAGCGCTGGCCACCCGACTGTCTGAAGCCCTGCCCGCCGACGCCCTGCTCTTCCGATTCGGCGGCGATGAGTTTGTGGCCGTGCTGCCCAGACATGACGCAGCAGCGGCCGCCAGGGTGGCGCAGACGCTGCTTGCCGCCGCCAGCAAGGCCTTCCAGATCGGCCCGGAGATCTTACATGTGTCGGCCAGTCTCGGGATTGCGCTGGCTCCTGGCGACGCTGAGCAGGCCACCGCGGCCATCAAGCAGGCAGACGGAGCCCTGTACCGCGCCAAGCAGGCGGGCAGGGACACCTGGCGCTTCGCCAGCGAGCAGCTCAACAGCCTGCACATGCCCCAGGCCCAGCTGGAAGTGCAGCTCCGCGGCGCTTTGGAACGAGGCGAGTTCGCCATGTACTTTCAGCCGCTGATTGATCTGCGCAGCGGGCGGGTGCGCAGTTTTGAGGCCCTGATGCGCTGGAATTCCCCCGTGCTCGGGCCAGTCTCGCCTGCCGATTTCATTCCAGTGGCCGAAACGCGCGAGATGATGGGCGGGCTGGGGCACTGGGCCATGCGCGAGTCGATTCGTCAGATGTGCGCGTGGCAGGCGGCGTTGCCTGGCGTCAGTGTCGCAGTCAACGTGTCGGCCACGCAATTCGCCTACGAAAACTTCGTGGCCGACACGCGCGCCACGCTGGCCGAGTACGGCGGCACGCCCGGGCTGCTCACGCTGGAGATCACCGAGAGTGCGGTTCTGGCCGACGCGATGCAGGCCCGGCAAAAATTACTGGAACTGCGCGCCCTGGGCGTGCGCGTGGCCTTGGACGACTTCGGGACCGGCTACTCCAGCCTGGGTCAGCTCCGCTCACTGCCCGTGGATGTCCTCAAAATCGACCGGGTGTTCATCCAGGACAGCAACACCGATTCGGCGTTCATCCAGGCCATGATTTCGATGGGGCACAGCCTGGGGCTGGAGGTGGTGGCCGAGGGCATCGAGGACGCGGCCACCGTCGCCCAGCTGCAGGCCCTGAGATGTGATCTGGGCCAGGGATTTTACTTCGCTCGGCCACAACCTGCCGGTCAGGCGGTGGCCGCGATGGCGCAGGGCAGCCTTCTGGCCCTGCCACGTTGCTGACACTGCACTCCTGCCGCCGCTCCCAAAGTCCCGCCCCAACCACCAGATAACCGGATTCACATCACTCGCTTGGCACCGTACATCCAGTCATCGGCCGCCGACGGCCATTCGCCGAGAGCCGCGTGCAATCCAGCCAGATCGGCGTCTTTGAAGGCACCCAGTTTCTCCCCTGGGAGAAGCAAGAGTTCTTGCAACCGCACCCTGCGCCACCCAACACCGGCACTGTACATGGGCGCTGGAGGGGTGACAAGGCTTTGACTGATCAGGTGCGGGCGCCCTGCGGTCTCTTCTCATCCCTGACGACGACGCCCAAAACCACTGGCCGGGGATGGGCGCTTGTGTTGCCAATGGCAGCACTTCAAGGGGAAATCTCGCTTGTCGGAGGGCTTCCACCTTGCGTCCGTTCCAGCAGGCGACGGACTTCCCAGCAGGCACCACCATGCTGTGTCACGCACCAGCCATTGTGGGAGACATACAGTCATCGTCACGCCATGAGCACGGCTTTGAACCCCGTGCCAAACACACCCAGGAGCATCTATGACGAACCTCACGTCCCTCTCTGCCAGCCAGCTCGCCCGACTCGTGACGGAAAAAAGAGCTTCGTCCCTGGAGATCGTAGACGCGTATATCGAGCGAGCGCAACAGCTGCAGGACCTCAATGCCCTGCCTTTCCCGTGCTTTGATCGGGCGCGGCGTGAGGCCCAGGAACGCGACGCCCAACTGGCCCGGGGAGAACGTCTGGGCCCGCTGCACGGCGTGCCCCTTACCGTCAAGGACTGGCTCGAGGTGGAGGGCCTGCCCTGTCGTGCCGGCGACGAAGCGCGCCGGGGGATGGTCTGTCAGCAAGACGCGACGGCCGTGGCCCGTCTGCGCGCTGCGGGAGGGGTTGTGCTCGGGAAGACTGCGGTCCTGCCCGACACGGCCGTGTACGGGCGGGTGGCTAATCCCTACGGCGAGGGCCGCAGTCCTGGTGGATCGAGTTCGGGCGAGGCGGCCCTGATCGCCGCGGGCGGCAGTCCTTTGGGCCTGGGCAGCGACTCCGGCGGCTCCATCCGCCAGCCGGCCGCCTTTTGCGGGGTGGCCGGACTCAAACCCACCTCGGGGCGGGTGCCGCCCACTGGGCATCTTCCGCGCATTAATCCGCTCGCCGATTCGCGCACAGTCATCGGTCCACTGGCCCGACGGGTGGAAGATCTCGCTCTCGCACTGCACCTCATCGCGGGCGAGGACGGCTGGGACGCGAGTGTGGTCCCCGCGCCGCTCAGTGACTACCGTGAAGTGCGGGTACCGGTCCTGCGCGCCGCATTTTTTGACCGTTTGCCGGGGGCGGAGGGCCTGGATGATGCGGACGCCTCCTGCGTGTTGGGGGAAGCGGTGACGGCGCTCAAGCACTTGGGCGTTGAGGTCCGTGAAGCTGCGCCACCTGGCCTGGACGCGACGATGGCGCTCACCCGGGAGTACTGGGCGCGGCCCGAATCATCGTCGTGGGAGTTGTGGGAGCCTGACGGGGCCTCGACCCTCAGTGCCGACCAGGTCGAGCGTCACCTGTTCGAGTGGGATCGTTTCCGGCGCGGGGTATTGGGCTTCATGCGCGGTGTGGACGTGATCTTGACGCCCGTCACGCGGTCGGGCGCGGTGAAGCACGGGGACGACGAGGGCGGCATCGATTTTACGGCCCCCTTTAGCCTGACGGGACAGCCCGCCGCCGTGGTGCGTTGTGGGAAGACGGCGGACAGACGACCCCTGGGCGTGCAGGTGGTGGCCCGGATGTGGCGCGAGGACGTGGCCTTGGCCGTGGCGCACGCCCTGGAAGAGGCGCTGGGCGGCCACCGAAGCCCCCCGTCACGCGAGACGGCAGACTGGAAAGCGTGAGGAGGAAGCAGTGAATGGATGGACCGTGGATGTTCGCCGATTGAGTGAGGTGCGGCCCCAGGACGTGATGGCGTTGCACAACCACCCCCGGGTGCGCCGAACCCTGCCGCTGGCTCAGTCGCTGATGGACGAGGCGGGGGCGCAGCGGTTCATCGCCGCAAAAGAGCGCTTGTGGGAAGAGCACGGGTACGGGCCCTGGGCTTTTTTCGTAGGTGACAGGTTCGCGGGGTGGGGCGGGTTGCAACCTGAGGGACCGGACGCCGACCTTGGGCTGGTGCTCCATCCCGACTTCTGGGGTCTCGGGCAACAGGTCATACCGACCATCCTCCGCCACGCCTTCTCGGAGTGGGGCCTGCCTTCGGTGACCGTGCTGCTGCCCCAAGGCCTCCGGGGGATGCGGGCAGCGACCCGCTTCGGATTCAGTCCGGACGGTGAGGTGATGCTCAATAGGGTGACTTTTGTGCGGTATCGCCTGCCGATCTCGACCTGGAGGGCGGCGCAGAAGATGCCCTGATTGCTGTTCTGCGCTGCCCATTACAGCTGGCGGAGACATGCGTGAAAGCCCCACGCCTCCAGTGACCTTGAGCAGGCTCCCCCATGCCTCACGGACAACCCTCTCGATGTTTGAGCCAGGCGGGGGAGGTTCAAGCGTGCCAGTGCACAGCCACAGGGATGTCTCGTGCACAACCAAGGGCGTCGGCGGCTGAGCCCTCGCTCTCCAAACCACACCACCTGCGCCCACCACTCATAAGGGAAAGCCCCAGACCTGCGTGTGCTGATGCAGCAGGGCCCGGAGGTGAAGGGGCTTAAGGCTGTCTGACGGGCCTCTGCGTGACATGTCCTGGTGGTCTGATGGAGAAAAACGTTGACAGTGGGCCAGGAGAGGATGCTGCTGAGGGGAGAGGTGTCGCATGCGCGCAACGCCCATCCCGTCTTGACCCTCGAAGAACAGCAGCGTTTGACCGGGCTGGTTCGTCGCCGCAAAACACCCCGAGGCCTGGCTGCTCATGCGCAATCAGTCCTGCTGGGCGCGGAGCAACCGTACACCTCGCGCACCCAGATTGGTGAGCCGTTGGGCGTGTGTCGGCACACTGTGCGTCCCTGGCGCCAAAGTCTGGCGCACCTCGGAAGATTCAGGATGACGACATGGAGCGATAAATCCGCCTGACACTGGATATTTTTAGTGATGACGACGAACTGGACCACACGAAGCATGGTGCGGCGAGCCCCAGAAGTGCGGCGTGCCCGTTCCCACGCCGGGCTCAGGACGAGAGGTCAGCCGTCACTTCTCTTGGTATCACAGCCCTCGCCTGTTGCCTGCGAAAAAGGCGAGGAGGTGCGCGTTGACCTCCTGGGGCACCTCGTGTTGAATCCAGTGGCTCACGTTCCCAAACATCTCCAGTTGCGCATCATCGACGTGCTCCACACTTCGCTCCGCCATTTCCCGCCCAAGGAACTGATCCTCGGCTCCCCACAGGATCAGGGCCGGCACGCGCACCCTCGCGTCGCCTCCCGTAGGTGCTGGGAAGAGGAACATGGCCCGGTACCAGTTGAGCATGCCTGTCAGCGTCCCGGGTTGAGCCCAGGCTTCCCGGTACCGCTTTAAATCGTCCGAGCTGAATGTTCCAGAGCGCGAGGTGTTCGTCAGGCTTCTGGCCAGCATGCGGAAATTTCTGATGCGGAGAAGCACTTCTGGCAGGACCGGCACCTGGAAGAAGAACATGTACCAGCTCTTGAGTTGCTGTGCCCGACTTGTTCTCAGCGTCTGGGCGAAGACGCCGGGATGCGGAACGTTGAGAATGGCCAGCCGCTCCACCCGCTCCGGGTGTGAAATGGCGAGATTCCAGGCTACGGCCGCGCCCCAGTCATGCCCGACCACGTACGCCCGTTCACGTCCTCGCGCGTCGAGTAGACCCAACACATCCCGGGTCAGTGCGTCAATCCGGTAGGCTGCCATGCCCGGTGGTTTCTCGCTCAGGTTGTACCCCCGCTGGTCGGGCGCCAGCACCCGGTACCCCGCGTTCGCCAGGGCTTCGATCTGGCGGCGCCATCCGTACCAGAATTCAGGAAAGCCATGCAGCAGCACGACTAGCGGGCCGTCCTGAGGGCCCGCCTCGACCACATGCAGCAGCACACCGTTGACCCTGAGCAAGGTCCGCCTGACCTGTAGAGGGGGGGAGCCTTCAGTCTCCTTTCCAACTTCTCGCGTTTCGAGCATCGCAATCTCCAGGTGGGTCAAGACGGGGAGCTGTTCCTTATGGCCGCTCCCTGCCCACTGCGTCTGTAAGCGAGGTTTCCGTGCAGGACGTGCCAGGCCACACGGGGTTGGAGCAGGGCTGCCGGCGAATCGAGGAGATTGGCCACACGCTGAAAAGCCATGGCTGGCACAGGATCCTTCCAAGCTGCCTGGTGCAGTTTCCCGACATACCAGTTCACGAACCTGGTCCTTGCTATACGGTGACCTTCTACGCCCTCAAAGCGGAGGTCCGAGCCGACGGCCATGTCCCAGGGAACGTTGATGGCTTTTGCCGCCCGAGTGAAGAAGCGGCGGGCCAGACCGTCAAACCCTTCAGCCAGGGCGTATTGCAATTCCAGGGCTTCCGTTGCCGCGACCGTCATGCCCTGGCCGTAGACAGGATTGAAACTGCAGATGGCGTCCCCGAATGCCAGGTAGCGCTGGGGGAAGCGGTCAAGCTGTTCGTAACGGCGTCTCCGGCTGCCAGGGAACTTGAACTGTGTCCCCTCGTCCAGTGGCTGGGCTCGGCTCACCAGGGTGTAGATGTCGGAGATGGGCAAACTTCGAGCGAAAGCAAGAAATCCAGCCAGATCGGTGGGGGCCTCGTCCCCCAGAATGCCCGCGAGTGTCACGATCCAGCGGTCTCCTTCGACAGGCACCATGAAACCCGACCGGGGGGTGCGGGTGGACCCGCTACAGACGACGGAGGGCACGTCCCCGCCATCGATGGCCGTCTCGCCCGGGCGACGTTGGAACACGCGTGTCGTGTAGGTGAGGCTGGTCCGCACAAAGTCCTCAGGAGGTGCCGGGTACCCCAATGCCTTCAGCCACGCAGGACTGTGTGAACCACGGCCACAGGCGTCAACCACGAGGTCGGCAGCGAGTTCTTGCTCCCCATCGCCCCCGCGTGGTGCCGAGCGGACGCCAGTGATCCGGCAACCACCCAGCGAAGTGAGGAGGCCCTGGACGTCCACGCCGTTGATGGCTTCCACATTCGACCATTCGAGCAGGCGACGGCGGACGGTCGTTTCGATGAGGGGGCGGCTCATGACGACACCTCGAAGCCCACTGGTAAAGGACACGTGGGGTGCGCCCTCATTGACCCACAGGCAGTATTCGGTCAAGTCGCCGGCCATCGCGCCTTGCTGGACGAGATCCTCCGTGATGCCCGGGAAGAACAGTTCAAGGACTTCACGGCCGCGGCCGAGCAGGCCGTGCAGGTGGCGGCCTTGAGGGACCCCTTTGCGGGGTAGAGCATGCTCAGGATGCTCGTCGCGCTCGAGGAGCGTCACGTGTTCGAAGGCATCCGCAAGGGCACGAGCGGCAAGCAGTCCACCCATACTGCCGCCAATGACGATTGCGCGTTCACCCAGCACCTTCATCGTCCCACCTCCTGTTGTGGTCGCGTGTCGCGACGAGGGCTTCAATCTGAAGTGACGGTGTTGCAAGGAACCGCTGGAATAGAGGACGGGCAGGCGACATCAGAGCAGGTTGCCGGGAGCCACACATACGCTGGAATTAAGCTGTCCGTCCCCTCTCAAGTGCAAAGCAGAGAATGAATGTTGAGATCAACTGTAGCACTTTCGCCATTTATCATTCTCCCTTTCCTTCCCCGCTGGGCGATGGCAGCGGGAAGATGCCTATGCCTCGCGGGTGCCCGATCTGGGCCGGCTTCGTCAGCGGCTGAAGACGGTCAAGGGGGTCTGGAGAAGCCCTTGAAGATAGAGTTACGGACATCTTGGGCCCTCGAAGGCCAGGGGTTCGAATTCTTCGATCACACCAAAAATCTCGTCCAGAGGGGATTTTTCTTTATAGTCGTGATGCACAAAGAGCCGCGTGCCCTGTTCGTGCCTTACAGGTCAGGAAGTCCACGGTGCAGGGTTTACTCCAATCACCCACCTCAGGAGTCGACATGAGTGAACACAGACAGGCCATTCCCCTCACCAACCGCTTCGCGGAAGCCATGACCGTCGCACACCGCTGGCACGCGGGTCACTTCCGCAAAGGGACTCCCACCCCCTACATCTCCCATCTGCTCGGCGTGGCCTCCATTGCCCTCGAGTACGGAGCCAACGAGGATGAAGCCATTGCCGCCCTCCTGCACGATGCGTTGGAGGATGGGCCGGAGAATACGGGCATTGACGCGACAGAGCTGCGTAAGGACATCGTGCGCCAGTTCGGGGCGAACGTGGCCAGGCTGGTCGATGGTGCGACGGACGCCACTCCTCAGGCAGGTGAGCCCAAGGCGCCGTGGGCCGAGCGGAAGACAGCCTACCTGGGCAAGCTCCTCCAGGAGAAGAACGCCTCCTCCCTCCTGATCAGTGCGTCGGACAAGGTGCATAACGCCCAGACCATCCTCAACGCGATCAAGCCATTGAGCGGTGCAGAACGGGTCGAGTTCTTCAAACGGTTCAATCAGGGCCTGGAGGGCACGCTGCAGTACTACCGCTTCCTGGTGGATGCGTATCGCCGTGCGCCAGGAGCCCAGGGGCGAGTCCAGCTTCAGGCCCTGTTTGACCTGTTGGACGGTACGGTCACGGCGATTGAGGAGGCGTGCGGGACGACAGCAGAAGACGTCCGCCGTCATCCCATGCTGCGGGGTGTCCTTCCAGCCTAGTGCAGACCGGAACGATATTCTCGTCAACTTGAGGTTGTCGGGCTGACTGCAGATAGGGTATAGGCCAGATCCGGGCAGGCCGGGCACTTTCGATCAGGCGCAGCTCCCCGTACATGGCCAGCGCGATTCTGGAGAAGGCTTCAGGATGCCCTTCTCCCAGGTCGGGTTCCGGGCTCATCAAGTCCGCCACCAATCAGCAAGGGGTGGTTACACAAACCCGTCCTCAGCTCCCTTCCATAGCGACGGGGTTGTACAGGTGAAATTTGCCGCACCAGTCAGGTTAGCGCTGACTGGTGCGGCAAATTTCGTTTTCGCAGCCCTTTTGCTGGACATGATTCCCTGCGGTCAGATCTACCAGGGGGAGCCTATGCCTGGCGCGTGGTGGAGATCACGTTGAACACCAGGCGAATTCGTTCGCTAGACGGGTTCCTCTAGGAAAGCGCTCGGGCTTTCGCCTTCCCCGATTTTTACGGTGCAGCCTCAGCGCCTGAATTGGCTGCCTGATGGACCTCGACGAAAACGATGTACCAGGAAGCTTCGTGCTCAGCCCAGACGAGGTGGCACATCTGCCCCTTTCTGACTTTGAGGTGCACCTTTTCTGTGAAGCCGGAATCGGTCAGGACCATCGTCCAACCTGATCTGACGCCGGAGGGTAGGACGGAGGCCATCTTGGCTTGGGGCGGACAGTCCTGACATGTGCTTCACATCTGGAAGATCGGCGAGGATGATTCCTTCGGCTGCCCGCATCCCAGCAATGGTGGGCGGACATCGTACAGATCATGCAACCTCACAGCAGGTGGGGATTCGGGGGCACCGGGTGCTGTCGCCCGCATCCAGCTCCGCTCTCCCATCGTTGCAGGGGCGCCAGAAGGCGGCAACCTCACCTGTTCACAGATGGGGACCACAACCGCCTGTCGCGGGTCACGCTCGACGGGCACATCTCCGAATGAATCGCGTTCGGCTGCATCATGCCCACGGGACTGCCGATAATGGATCACCCCCTTTTCAGGCCTGAGGCCGGGCGGCCGAAAATCGCTCCCTACAGTCTTTGCACCAGCGTCCGGCGCAACTTCACCACACCCGGCTGAAGTTGATAGCCCAGGCGCCGGTTCAGGGTGATGATTGGCGTATTCGATGCGTCATTGCCCGTTCGGACCTCCTGTGCGCCCCAGGCCCTGGCCTTTTGCAGACTCCACGCCTTCAGTGCCAGCGCGACACCCCGTCCCTGATAGGCTGGGTCCACCGCCGTGAACTCGTGCTGGAGGCGACGCCCCTCCTCATATGAACCCAGACCGACCAGACCAATCCAGCGATCTCCGTGCGCGGCGATCAGCTGAGCCTTCGGACTGAACCATTCGGCGTCGATAATCTCGCGCTCGTATTCCTCAAATGAGGGGAATTCCTCCCCATTTCCTGGGAGCAAGGGGGCCAGGCGGCGATTGAGTTCGTACAGCTTGTACCGCATTTCAGCCGTCTCCGGGGTTTCCTCAAATGTAAACAGCGAAATGCCGCGCTGCTGGGCCCTGGCCACGAGTTGCTCAAGAAGGGCCTGATCGGCGTCGCCCACGTTCATCGTCATCGTCACGAAGCGCTGCACTTCCTCGAAGCCATGGTGTACAGCGAACTGCTCATGCTCAGGAAACGCCCCGTTCACCCAGGTGGTCAGGGACGTCGCGCCTCCTTCCTCGGCCCGGGTCACCATCCACCGCACCAGCTCAGAGCCAACCCCTCTACCCCGCGAGGAGAGGTCAACGAAGACTTCACCCTGAAACCACCCCTCCGGATGCCAGGCTGAACGGGCCAGATAACCGTACCCCAGCAGGGCGCCGCCTTCCTCGGCGATGACGCGGTGCAAGACCTCCTGGCCGGCGGCGTCCTCCAGCTGTGTCGCAGCACGGTCCACGCTCGGCTCTGTCCCACTGCTGTCGTGCAGGGCATGGATGGCGACGAGATCACCTGTGGTGAACGCTCGAGTATTGAAATTCATAGAACTCCCAATCGGCTGAACAGCCGAGAACCCACGTGCTGAACCTTTTAAGCAGCAGAACAACCACCCGGACCGCAGATTGGTCCAGGTAATACCTGTTGGCTGGGTCAGTAGAACACGAGGAAATGCATCATGGTTTTTCCAGCCTATGGGTAGGAGGCATGCTCATCATCGGTCAAATGGCGTAGCAGTTTTTCTGGTTGTGTTGCCTCCTTCAGTGAACTGGTCTCCCCTGCCACGTCGTGACCTGCCTCAGGCCCTCCGGCAACCGTTTCTCAATCAGCATTGTCCAGCACGCACTCTGGCTCCCCCACCAGTTTCCTGTCAGATCCCGAGAAGTGCAGGCATTGTTCCCAACGCGGCAGCGAAGTCGGCCCTGTGACGCCAAGTGGGTAGAGGCCCAACTTCAGCCTGCTCTTCGCGTAAGGACAACGTCAGCGGGAACAGGGGCGGGGGTCCCGCTGGCCCCTGGATGAGATCTGGACGTGCAGTGGTCGCGCGCTGATTCGTGCCTTACGGGAATGACACAGGCTGTTGCCCTGAGATTGTGTCATTTATGGGGCCAGCTAACCGCCTGACAATGAGAGTGGTCGGAAAACGAAGTGCCAGCCGACTTCAAAAGTGGTTGAGTCTTGGTGAGAGCGCGCTTCCGCTACCTTCGTCGCTCAGGGTCAGGCCCCCAGGGTGGCAGGCGCTCGCGAAAACCGCCTGTTTACGGCTCGGCGCGTGATAGACCGCCCGCAAAATCAGTTTGAGATAGCTCAGCGCCCGCTGCCAGTGGGGATCGACGACACGTCAATCCCCACGCTCCACCACCTCAAAGCCCTCAGACACGAGTAACAGAGTTGCCACCGTCGGCACCAGGATCAGGCCCTCTAGACTGGGGCGTCGCGCAGCCAGGAACCTTCCAATCCAGATAGACCATAGTTCTCGTCCAGGAAGCCTTCCTTAATCTGGCAGCGTTCACCTTACTCGGCAAACATCTGCACGCTTGTCACCACCCGTGCTGTCGACCGCGCACGCCGAGGACGGCAGCGTCCACGACTCTTTGCCCCTGTACTCGCCGTACCTGACCGGCTGCCCATCGCTGTACGGCAGCCAGAGTCCAATCGCAGACTGGACCGAGACGGCGACGAGCGATTCTGTGAGTAATTGGCGCCCAGAGCAGCATGAGGACCACTCCCCACACCTAACATGGGGCATGACGTCACCACTGCGCCTCGATCGGGGCACCCTGGTCATGTCCGCAGCGCCGCCGTGTGTGGCTGATCTGTTTACCTGGGATGCCCGCAGCCAGAATTACCGGGCCAGGGGCCAGGACTACCGGGAAATCGTGCAGCGGCTGAGGGCAGCGAACCTAATCTTCAAAGACGAGGCGGCTGCCTTTCAAAAACTGGAGCTGGGTTTTGCCCGCGAGATCAGTCCCTATGCCCACCAGATAAGCACCCTGAAAGCCTGGAAAGCCGCGGGGCGACGGGGTGTGGCTGAACTTCCCACGGGTTCAGGGAAAACGCTCGTGGCCCAGCTCGCCCTGAGAGACACCCCCCGAAGTGCCCTGATCTGCGTGCCGACATTGGATCTCTTGCAGCAATGGTACTCGGGCCTTCTTGCAGCTTTCCCCGACGCGAACGTCGGCCTACTGGGGGGCGGCAGTCACGACGACACGCCGATTCTGGTCAGTACTTACGATTCCGCCGCCATCCACGCCGAGGATCTTGCTGGC
This window encodes:
- a CDS encoding GNAT family N-acetyltransferase codes for the protein MNGWTVDVRRLSEVRPQDVMALHNHPRVRRTLPLAQSLMDEAGAQRFIAAKERLWEEHGYGPWAFFVGDRFAGWGGLQPEGPDADLGLVLHPDFWGLGQQVIPTILRHAFSEWGLPSVTVLLPQGLRGMRAATRFGFSPDGEVMLNRVTFVRYRLPISTWRAAQKMP
- a CDS encoding HD domain-containing protein, which translates into the protein MSEHRQAIPLTNRFAEAMTVAHRWHAGHFRKGTPTPYISHLLGVASIALEYGANEDEAIAALLHDALEDGPENTGIDATELRKDIVRQFGANVARLVDGATDATPQAGEPKAPWAERKTAYLGKLLQEKNASSLLISASDKVHNAQTILNAIKPLSGAERVEFFKRFNQGLEGTLQYYRFLVDAYRRAPGAQGRVQLQALFDLLDGTVTAIEEACGTTAEDVRRHPMLRGVLPA
- a CDS encoding monooxygenase, translated to MKVLGERAIVIGGSMGGLLAARALADAFEHVTLLERDEHPEHALPRKGVPQGRHLHGLLGRGREVLELFFPGITEDLVQQGAMAGDLTEYCLWVNEGAPHVSFTSGLRGVVMSRPLIETTVRRRLLEWSNVEAINGVDVQGLLTSLGGCRITGVRSAPRGGDGEQELAADLVVDACGRGSHSPAWLKALGYPAPPEDFVRTSLTYTTRVFQRRPGETAIDGGDVPSVVCSGSTRTPRSGFMVPVEGDRWIVTLAGILGDEAPTDLAGFLAFARSLPISDIYTLVSRAQPLDEGTQFKFPGSRRRRYEQLDRFPQRYLAFGDAICSFNPVYGQGMTVAATEALELQYALAEGFDGLARRFFTRAAKAINVPWDMAVGSDLRFEGVEGHRIARTRFVNWYVGKLHQAAWKDPVPAMAFQRVANLLDSPAALLQPRVAWHVLHGNLAYRRSGQGAAIRNSSPS
- a CDS encoding amidase, with the protein product MTNLTSLSASQLARLVTEKRASSLEIVDAYIERAQQLQDLNALPFPCFDRARREAQERDAQLARGERLGPLHGVPLTVKDWLEVEGLPCRAGDEARRGMVCQQDATAVARLRAAGGVVLGKTAVLPDTAVYGRVANPYGEGRSPGGSSSGEAALIAAGGSPLGLGSDSGGSIRQPAAFCGVAGLKPTSGRVPPTGHLPRINPLADSRTVIGPLARRVEDLALALHLIAGEDGWDASVVPAPLSDYREVRVPVLRAAFFDRLPGAEGLDDADASCVLGEAVTALKHLGVEVREAAPPGLDATMALTREYWARPESSSWELWEPDGASTLSADQVERHLFEWDRFRRGVLGFMRGVDVILTPVTRSGAVKHGDDEGGIDFTAPFSLTGQPAAVVRCGKTADRRPLGVQVVARMWREDVALAVAHALEEALGGHRSPPSRETADWKA
- a CDS encoding alpha/beta fold hydrolase, coding for MLRVNGVLLHVVEAGPQDGPLVVLLHGFPEFWYGWRRQIEALANAGYRVLAPDQRGYNLSEKPPGMAAYRIDALTRDVLGLLDARGRERAYVVGHDWGAAVAWNLAISHPERVERLAILNVPHPGVFAQTLRTSRAQQLKSWYMFFFQVPVLPEVLLRIRNFRMLARSLTNTSRSGTFSSDDLKRYREAWAQPGTLTGMLNWYRAMFLFPAPTGGDARVRVPALILWGAEDQFLGREMAERSVEHVDDAQLEMFGNVSHWIQHEVPQEVNAHLLAFFAGNRRGL
- a CDS encoding putative bifunctional diguanylate cyclase/phosphodiesterase, encoding MAVRSPASVLALLTVYMVGYAIWLLLGAPAGDRTSVLANLLLVPPFLLATLVVWTVARLPQVTAAPAWRWLGYGFLAWALGGLIYSGYDLLGLPPFPSLADVGYLATLPCFAAGLTALRRERRGTLQTLSFLTDAALVTLILGALGWQTFFQSTLADTAQPVLALWISLAYPVLYLLLCAATVTLALWKPLGLRRRVIALLAAGLLCFLGTNVLYFGAVARGSYVPGTWLDLGWPLAAFLIAWAAYRCGEAATRPQPNWPQLPSEWWKGLLPHYAVVAAFLVYLALHLGAPLDRPQQVLLWLIVGLFALRQLLVLTDNQRLQLHLTHRAEHDPLTGVRNRSDLEVDLQRQIDEARTWNSVVAVLFIDLDRMKEINDTFGHVVGDHLLQALATRLSEALPADALLFRFGGDEFVAVLPRHDAAAAARVAQTLLAAASKAFQIGPEILHVSASLGIALAPGDAEQATAAIKQADGALYRAKQAGRDTWRFASEQLNSLHMPQAQLEVQLRGALERGEFAMYFQPLIDLRSGRVRSFEALMRWNSPVLGPVSPADFIPVAETREMMGGLGHWAMRESIRQMCAWQAALPGVSVAVNVSATQFAYENFVADTRATLAEYGGTPGLLTLEITESAVLADAMQARQKLLELRALGVRVALDDFGTGYSSLGQLRSLPVDVLKIDRVFIQDSNTDSAFIQAMISMGHSLGLEVVAEGIEDAATVAQLQALRCDLGQGFYFARPQPAGQAVAAMAQGSLLALPRC